Below is a genomic region from Microbulbifer sp. ALW1.
GCGGTAAACATACCAGAGCAGGAGCCGCAGGTCGGGCAGGCGGAGCGTTCATATTCGGCCACCTGCTCGTCGCTGGCGTCGTCGGTCGCGGCAATGACCATGGCATCCACCAGATCCAGCTTGTGATCGGCCAGCTTGGTTTTGCCCGCTTCCATGGGGCCACCGGACACAAAGATCACTGGAATATTCAGCCGCAGGGCGGCCATCAGCATTCCCGGGGTAATCTTGTCGCAGTTGGAGATACACACCAACGCGTCGGCGCAGTGGGCGTTCACCATGTATTCCACCGAGTCGGCGATGATCTCGCGACTGGGCAGGCTGTACAGCATGCCGTCGTGGCCCATGGCGATACCATCATCCACGGCGATGGTGTTGAACTCTTTCGCCACCCCACCGGCCTTCTCGATCTCCCGCGCTACCAGCTGGCCCATGTCTTTCAGGTGCACGTGCCCGGGCACAAACTGGGTGAAAGAGTTGGCCACGGCAATAATCGGCTTGTGGAAATCTTCATCCTTCATGCCGGTGGCGCGCCACAGGGCGCGAGCGCCAGCCATATTGCGGCCAGCGGTGGATGTGCGGGAGCGGTACTGAGGCATAGTGGTACTTATAACCGAAAACAATGAATTCAATGGATGGCTGCCCGGCGCGCAGGCAGGACGCGACAGATTAGCAAAACGGGAGCCTTATTGCGCGGCTTGTGGCAATGATGGAAATTGGCGCAAAGCTTGTCCGCCCTGCGCCCTGTTTATCGCAAGGCTATTACCCTTTAAGGGCCTTGCGTAAAACGCGGGAATTTCGCTGGATGTTGTAAAGAGACTTCCGGCTGGCGGGAAGCGCCGAGACGTCCACCTGGGTGAAGCCGCGCTCGATAAACCAGTGTTCGGTCTGGGTGGTGAGTACGTAAATCTCTGCCAGGTCCAGGGTTCTCGCCTGTCGTTCCAGGTGTTGCAACAGCTTGGCGCCGCGGCCGCCACCGCGAAATTCCGGGTGAATTGCCACGCAGGCGATTTCCGCGGCGATGGTATCGCCCTGTTCGTCGAGAATCGGATAGAGCGCGGCACAGGCCACCGGGGTACCGTCCACTTCCACCAGGGTGAAATGGTCGATTTCCGATTCGAGCTTTTCCCGCGAACGGCGCACCAGAATACCCTGCTTTTCCAGTGGCCGGATCAGCCCGAGAATCCCGCCGACGTCATTGATCCGCGCGCGCCGAATGACTTCGTAGCTGTCGCGGTAAATCATGGTGCCGGCACCCTCGCGACTGAGTAGCTCCTGCAATAGCGCGCCGTTATCGGCGTAGCTCAGCAGGTGTACCCGCTGGGTTCCGGCATTGCAGGCGCTGAGGGCACAGCTGAGCGTCTCGCTGTCCACGGTATCGGCAATGTCTTCCGCTTGGTGAATACTCAGGTCGTATACCGGCTCCCCATTCACCTTCAGTTGCGGCAGGTCGCGGAACAGAATCAGTTTTTCCGCCCTGAGCGCTTTGGCCGCTTCCGCCGCAAGATCCAGATAATTCAGGTTAAACAGCTCGCCGGTCAGCGAGGTACCGAATGGCGATAACAGCACCAGAGAATTTTCGTCCAGTGCGCGGGTAATCGCCGGCACTTCCATGCGCCGCACCTGGCCGGTCCAGCGCATATCGGTACCGTCGATGATGCCCACCGGGCGCGCGGTGACGAAATTCCCGGATACCACCTTCAGCGCGGAGCGCGCCATCGGCGAATCCGGTAGCCCCTGGGAAAAGGCCGCTTCAATTTCAAAGCGCAATTTACCCACCGCGGCCTTGATGACTTCCAGGGTTTCGCGGTCGGTAATGCGGGTATTGCCCTGAAAGCGGCTTTCAATGCCGGCCCTTTCCAGTGCGCGATTCACCTGCGCGCGCGCGCCGTGCACCAGCACCAGTTTTACCCCGAGGCTGATCAGCAGCGTTAGGTCATGCAC
It encodes:
- the argA gene encoding amino-acid N-acetyltransferase, whose amino-acid sequence is MNTDNTTLNWFRNAAPYINDLRGRTLVVAIPGDGFEHENFRNLVHDLTLLISLGVKLVLVHGARAQVNRALERAGIESRFQGNTRITDRETLEVIKAAVGKLRFEIEAAFSQGLPDSPMARSALKVVSGNFVTARPVGIIDGTDMRWTGQVRRMEVPAITRALDENSLVLLSPFGTSLTGELFNLNYLDLAAEAAKALRAEKLILFRDLPQLKVNGEPVYDLSIHQAEDIADTVDSETLSCALSACNAGTQRVHLLSYADNGALLQELLSREGAGTMIYRDSYEVIRRARINDVGGILGLIRPLEKQGILVRRSREKLESEIDHFTLVEVDGTPVACAALYPILDEQGDTIAAEIACVAIHPEFRGGGRGAKLLQHLERQARTLDLAEIYVLTTQTEHWFIERGFTQVDVSALPASRKSLYNIQRNSRVLRKALKG